The DNA sequence ttattaaattattggtattactaaaaattgaagtttaagAATATCATATACACCGTACCTAATACATTAGTTACAGAATAGTCAACCCCAAacattaattagtactactatagaattaaaaattatagttcCTTGATTTTGTCTTTCTTTTTACAGAATCTTTGAAAGAtgttaatatttaatcaaaggGATTACTAATCCTTGCAAAAAAATTTGCAgattaaataaagaaactaTATGTAAGGAATTTAAATTTGAGAGATGTTATATGCcttaaagaaaaaacaaaacaaaatgcaCAAATTAATCACAACAAAATACAGGTTTCAAAATTCTCAAAGTAAACTATATTTATCTTATATACAATCAATTGCTTTTctacataataaaattatctcatttcatttcttaatttcccatatatttaaaataatatatttgaacGGTTATTTTTACCGTATCTGTAGATTGTACATGCttgcaaataaataaaatctgaTGCAATAAGATAAACTAACTGCAAGacctcaaaaaaaaaaaaaagtgtaccACActgatgaaaattgaaatagttaAAGATGTATATGCATGGAAACTAAGAATGTATGCAATTAATGAACTGTTAATAGTGATACTCAAGAGGAAAACAAAATCACACAttaagaaaactcaaaatcagCAAATCTTGAGATGCtgtttttagtaaattaaagtttgtgcatgcaagaaaaataaaagaccaAATCTTACTTACCCTGTTAGTGCTACCATGAAAAGCCAGAAAAATGCTGCaaaattgattttcttgaGAGCGCCTCTGCACaccacaaaattaaaactccaaattaaaaGATTGATCGGTTTTCGACACTTGTTGTGACTCGTAACGAACATACCTCTCGAAATAGAGCGCAAAGGGCGCGACGCATAAGGCTGCGAGGATGTTACGATAGGTTAAGAGAGCAAAAATGAAGGTGCCCTCACTCAGTATAACTCTAGAAAGTAATTGCAACCCCGCTGCAATTACTTGTACCACTAGCATCCCCAGTAGTACTCTTGCATCCATCATCCCTTTCCACAAATCCATACCACCCTCCTCTACTCACTCTGTGTTAATTAatctgagagagagagagagatgagatgaGATGTAGCCttcatctataaatagtaCACAAAATAACCCCTATTAAAGTCTGATATTTGACCTGTGCGAATTTTAAGATGTTGTTGGactttatgaagaaaaataagaggaaaaagttagtggaattgTAGtgaatagttttataataattgtgaataaaaGTGGTGAAATATGAAATGAGACGTATACTGGAGATTGTCTGGAAAAAAACACATGGGACATTTAATGGGGACGAGAGTGTTAGTTGTTTTACCGTGATGTAATAGAATTGAATGAAGAAAACGCGAAAGATGCCTCAAATTAGAAGGAGATGGACACGAATTTTCTTGTACAGGTTTAATATGTGTGAGGAGAGAAACTAAActattgagagagagagagagtgatttttttttcttttaaaaatctGATTAATTTCGAGATTAATAATCGTTGAGCAGTTGAGATACTCTACCATACTTTTTGGTGCTTTGCAGTCaacatgttttaattatttattaacttaattgttcaattttaatCTCTAGTTATTTGCTttaatgttaaaataaaaaaaacgtgATCAAGTGAAAATTAAATCTACAAGTAAACATTAAATCTTAAACCTCAAGTGAAACACAGATTTTAgttatttagtactactacatacGTGCtggtaagattttattattccaTATAAGTAATATTTCCAAAGTATACACGTTTGATAAGATTTATTAACATAGTGTCAAACACagaacaaaattatatataaaaatggatgCAGAAAAAGTATTATTAAGAATAttattaagtttatttttatatagtcgGGTGTATACATATTACTCATGTATCactaaatagtagtagtagtatatttcatACTACATTTTAAAACTATTCTAATAGCACATTAACTTAGcttaaatcacatttttgtaAAACACTTCTCCActattcttttactttaaacaatttttttgtaattattttttagttccTTCTCTAATTTCACTTCTTTTAATCCTAAAAAGTCAAATCTGATGCAATTGGATATTACGTGTGTCATCCTGATAAAatctaaagaaaaagaagcagTTATGGCAAGAGTTTGAACCAACTAagacttttatttttgttcgcCCCTAATTACTTacaataaattgaaatgatgCGAAGTTGTCACCAAATCATACCGTGTACGATAAATTGAAATGACAAACTTGGCATTTATCTACAAGTGAACtgatagtaaataaattagaaagtgcCAAATCCACCTATCAAACTTTTACCAGAAACAGtatatctttaaaaaaaaggtcaACTTAAGCAAATTCCCATATGGTATATTGATGGAATGAACTAATTATATGGTCAACAGATTATCACGTCATAAATACCACTCGTTTAATACGCATTCCGCCACTAATTTGTACTTATAGATTAGCATCAGTTTACAGTTAGCCAAAGAAATTCCgccattaaaaattaaaagtagtGGTGGATTAGAAGCACTAGTTCTGTCGCTAATACTAGTAGATATGTTTCATCATTAAATTTAGCCACTAGGGGCGGAATAGTATCCACCAATATATATTTCGCCAATAATCCGTCACAAATGTTTAAAATGATATTAGTGGCGAAATAGAATCCGCAATccaccactaatattttttacaaattttagttttatttgatttattatttaccTACCCtgttacaataatttttttaacaatactccatatttcatGGTCAAAATAACAATAGATGAACTCGTTAATTACGTGTAATATTAAGCATTAgtgaaaattcataaattcagttaattacaaaataacgATTCATTGAGATCATGTTCCTGTTGAATGATTGTCGGGTCGGGCAACAAAGTAACTTCACCGATTGGCGTGTTATTGGCTCATCAACTGTTCCACATCTTTTGCATATTGATCAAATCCCAACTTTAATCAATATCCAAGCTCTTCGTTGAGATTTTGTTGCATTACACTCTTTCCCTCATAATCAAGTTGTTGAATACTAGACGATGCAGCCTTCATAGAGTGACTCTCCATGAGCATTGGTCTGAGGACTCCAGTTCCATCCATCCGTTTCATCTTGTAAAAGCAGCCTCTCACGACTTGATTGACAAAGATATGGCTGGCGAAACGGGAAACCTCCAATTTCGGCCAAATGCCCTATCCTGATACCCGTCTTGCACCATGTCGGATAATCCCGATACCCAAGTCAGCTATTCCATACCCGATGTTGCGGGTACCCAACCCTAACcctgcaatttttttaatctaatttttgtGTTGGTGCAATGATAGGAACTGTTTGCTTTTAAACAACACCATTCTAGCTAAACATTAGATTCTTAGATTTGCTACCGTGGGTGGAGGTGTCGGTAGGGTGGAAGGCGGAAGGTGTAACTACGGGTGAATGAGTGGAAGAGAAGAGATTATAGAAATAACCATAAAACAATCCTAAATTcctaataaaactaaaattaaaaattaaaaatctctaaattattaaaaatcgGGTATTAGGCAGGTGTATCGGGTATTCCCGTTTGGCTATATACGATACTTtcaaaacacataattatacCAAAAATATGCTACATAACCGAAATGGtcttaaattaataacatGCCCCAAGTTCATGATACTACATACCAAGTCGAATGTTCAAAAAAGAACTAATGACAGTTCTGTAATATTGGGTTCTAATAAcccttattttattcaagatagtcttaattaataaaaaataattataaatttataattaattaatcatataatcaacaatcCCCAATTGAAAATTGCTTCCCGCGATCCAACAACAGAAATCTCTCCCCATTCGTTCTGAGTACATCTTCAGTTCTCCTCCTTTTTCCTAAATTGTCAAATGAGATCTATAAtgagtaaaatttttaaaaaaaagtactataagagcatccgcagcggtgctcAACGCAccgctcgtccgtccgtgccgctgagcaccaAGCCGTCCGTCCGCCAATGGAGcttgtccgtccgtgccgctgagcacaaTTACGTGGCAATTgctgattggccaacggcatagccgttggcaatttcatttttttttaaattcgaaatttattttaaaaaatttttttaaataaaaaaaaaatattttcccacttcccaaaaaaaatatatccgttttctacccacttataattaatttttcaaatttttttccccaaaattcacattttcatctataaatacccccactccaacacaaaaaaaatcacattctcatctattatCTATACtatcatcatctacattctctcatcttttttcctccTACTctatcatctaaattcccaccacactacacaatgtccggctccggcgatcacccttccggcaatcgcggttggaaccacgattggttcgactccgaGGCCGGATATAGTCCGAAACCcaatttacggcccctcctcaaacccaaggttcgcaagctccgggtggctaccgtccttaccCGGTGCACGACCTAAACGCcccgggttcgggtgggcacccgaacccggatcgaGAGGGAGCAGcagctctactcctactcctactcctctGTTCCTACTCCTCATGTTCGTGGcacccgcaccccgtacactccgggtgagatgatggcgatgttcaaagcctacttggcaaactctccgaagatccggacgtcggcacgaaccaaaccggggaaacttattggtggcgcatcactcgcCTCTTACAATGAAACTCCGGCGGGAGGGAACCATatatcgcaatgatagtatggtttGCAATTGCATCTACAGATGCAACGAGGCAATCGGGAAGTTCCAGGGGATTTACCTCCAGGAAGAGCggtcggcggggagcggcacgaacgagctcgacatcatcaccGCCGCCTTGGCGGCATACCAAAGGGAGGAGTACaaaccgttcaagtacctcgattgtTGGCGGGAGGGCGCCTAacatccgaagtatagggCGGCATAGCAAAGATCCTCCTCCAAATGCCCCTCCTCCagcaaacggtcgaggtcTGGTAGCTCTATCCtcctccgatgatgtggctacccgGCCTGCCGGGAACTTAACTTCAGGTAGCCCCGAGCCTTCAGCCTCGAGCGGGCCTCCGCACCGGTCGGAAGGAAAGAAGGCGACGaccaccgccgccgcgccCCCAGACTccatccgccgccgccgcttctccctttgtgcctcctccaccccgACCAACTCGTTGTGGGCCATATTAAGTCAACTTCATATGACCGATACGTCTCACATGACTCCGGAACAACTTGCAACACACGAGCAATtgatccggggtctcaagaggcaattggggtTAGAAGAATAGTCTTCCacgtttgtaatttttaatttgtaggattttaattatgtattttttattttaattatgtatttttatttttagtattttaattatgtaatttgtattttttaggattttaattatgtaatttttattttataatgtatttttataatgtagaaatgtttttaataattggagtatttaaattgaataatagaatggtgggacccttgagcttgtccttagctaagagcacggatgtgggtgttgtgctcttagctaaggacaagagaataaaagtgggtccgggcccacctccgtgctcttagctaagagcatggatggggatgctctaatgagtactccctccgtccacgattaagagtcccatttctaaatggcgcgagttttaagaaatgttaaaaaaagtgggtggaagaaagttagtggaataggggtcccacttatatatattagttttaaatgatatgtgagtgaaatgagttagtggaatgtggggtctctttaccatttatggtaattataaaccgggactcttattcgtggacggactaaaatagaaaaacgggactcttattcgtggacggagggagtataacggTGTACCAAAAGAATTAGTCATTCTTATATACACCGTACattgaaatgataaaagttATTATTGGGTCATACTAGGCCCAATAGAGTAGAAACAAAAAGCCTGGTAACAAAGCCCAAAATGAACTAGGGTTTTACGATTCCATCATTCTTTCTTCTcctaatataaatatgtttctCCTGGATTTCGCCCATTTGCTCTAAaccttcttctctttctctacAGAGCACCCAAATACTTGACCTCTCAAAATGAAGACGATTTTGTCCTCCGACACCATGGACATTCCCGACGGCATCAAGATCAAGGTCAAGGCGAAGGTCATCGAAGTCGAAGGCCCGAGGGGAACGCTCTCAAAGAATTTCAAGCATCTAAATCTCGATTTCCAGCTCATCACCGACGAGGAGACCGGGAAGAAGAAGCTGAAGATCGACGCCTGGTTCGGAAGCAGGAAAACCACCGCCTCCATCCGTACGGCGCTCAGCCACGTCAACAATCTGATCAACGGCGTTACCAAGGGTTACCGCTACAAGATGAGATTCGTGTACGCTCATTTCCCTATCAACGCCTCAATCACTAACAATGGAACCGCTATCGAGATCCGAAACTTTCTCGGGGAGAAGAAGGTAAAGTTTGTTTATTTCAGCGTTTTGTTTACCgtgtttataatttaattagtttgctCATTGATTTGCTTGATACATTTTTAGTCTGCTATttgcaatttaattaattttctcacttctgtattttcattattcaatcgttatttggtaatttttttccatcatatattaattcatatttcatgCAATATGTTCAAGCTGCTTGATTCTATGTGTtctgaatttaattttaagttgAAACTCTAGATTTATTGGTGATTTTATATGCTTATTGTCGAATGGGATTGTAATGAGAAATAGTAAGAGATTATAATTATGTGAACATGCCATGTATTCCTCTATGTTTGCACCAATGCtattgttttgaatttgtCTTATGTTTTAATGTTTGGTACAATGTTATGTCATCAGTAAGGGTTGTTGATGATATCATGTGCATAAACTAgcctttttttgtttgggtGTTAAATGGcttagttgtttttttaatttgtgctCTGTGTGATGATTTGCAATTCCTCCTACAATAGGTTAGGAAGGTTGATATGCTTGAGGGAGTGTCGATTGTGCGATCAGAGAAGGTCAAGGATGAGTTGGTGTTGGAAGGTAACGACATTGAGCTCGTTTCTAGGTCTTGTGCCTTGATAAACCAGGTAATGAACACCCCAAAAACTCTGtggttttttgttttattgtcaATATAGAGCTGCATAGCTGTGGAAGATCAAGTCCAAGCCTTGTTTTCTTTGTCCTTACCACtccttgttttgtttgttggaCAGAAATGCCATGTCAAGAACAAGGATA is a window from the Salvia hispanica cultivar TCC Black 2014 chromosome 1, UniMelb_Shisp_WGS_1.0, whole genome shotgun sequence genome containing:
- the LOC125202526 gene encoding 60S ribosomal protein L9; amino-acid sequence: MKTILSSDTMDIPDGIKIKVKAKVIEVEGPRGTLSKNFKHLNLDFQLITDEETGKKKLKIDAWFGSRKTTASIRTALSHVNNLINGVTKGYRYKMRFVYAHFPINASITNNGTAIEIRNFLGEKKVRKVDMLEGVSIVRSEKVKDELVLEGNDIELVSRSCALINQKCHVKNKDIRKFLDGIYVSEKGAIATEE